From Gimesia panareensis, the proteins below share one genomic window:
- a CDS encoding Gfo/Idh/MocA family protein yields the protein MSSAGTLPTLKAGMVGFGMIVDETYRPFFETVYKEDLYQRSTGPVAVSLDAVVSRTGARAEKYLAENGDKVGGFQSFAGDNAIEEMIDAGVDFACVASPDDRHFDACKKLLGAGVHVIVEKPSVLSLQELDELVALAEKNNVTAKVVYHKLFDPDHKRMRSLVYDGVLQHVNNGYCSLLEPKAISGKQFAQWITGRNPGTYVAVHYIKLIDFSFGGKLKTITAAGQRGLVGEKDGPTWDSCQMKMVYEYESGREAAFDIQTSWVTPDNFPGYVEQEVQFRFDNGLWNGHSRKRGVECTVEDKTPMEIKNSLNNHFNAPFVEPWNERSQRGYGIEVIEQFAKEVAQVEFGGPESERAERLAQIRSLDYNDLSADRQTVAAVQALEAILEKRAQGEPDCVVRVNDENGGLVLYRPGSNEFEVLYEGTV from the coding sequence ATGAGTTCTGCAGGAACACTTCCAACATTGAAAGCCGGCATGGTCGGCTTCGGGATGATTGTCGACGAAACCTACCGCCCCTTTTTCGAAACGGTTTACAAAGAGGACCTGTATCAGCGTTCGACTGGCCCGGTGGCGGTCTCCCTGGATGCCGTTGTCAGCCGGACCGGTGCCCGGGCAGAAAAGTACCTGGCCGAGAATGGCGACAAGGTCGGCGGTTTTCAGAGCTTCGCCGGCGACAACGCGATCGAGGAAATGATCGATGCGGGTGTGGACTTCGCCTGCGTCGCCTCTCCCGACGACCGGCACTTCGATGCCTGTAAAAAACTGCTGGGAGCCGGCGTGCATGTGATCGTGGAAAAGCCGTCTGTGTTGAGTCTGCAGGAACTGGACGAACTGGTCGCCCTGGCGGAGAAAAACAACGTGACCGCCAAAGTGGTTTACCACAAGCTGTTCGACCCCGACCACAAGCGGATGCGTTCGCTGGTCTATGACGGCGTGCTGCAGCACGTGAATAACGGCTACTGCTCGCTGCTGGAACCCAAGGCGATTTCGGGCAAGCAGTTCGCACAGTGGATCACCGGTCGGAACCCCGGGACTTATGTCGCCGTGCATTACATCAAACTGATCGATTTCTCGTTCGGCGGAAAACTGAAGACGATCACCGCCGCCGGTCAGCGGGGACTGGTAGGCGAGAAAGATGGTCCGACCTGGGACAGCTGCCAGATGAAGATGGTTTACGAATACGAATCGGGTCGCGAAGCCGCCTTTGATATTCAGACCTCGTGGGTCACCCCCGACAACTTCCCCGGCTACGTCGAGCAGGAAGTGCAGTTCCGTTTCGATAACGGACTGTGGAATGGTCACTCCCGCAAACGGGGTGTGGAGTGCACCGTCGAAGACAAAACACCGATGGAAATCAAGAACTCGTTGAACAACCACTTCAACGCTCCTTTTGTCGAACCCTGGAATGAACGTTCGCAGCGGGGTTACGGCATTGAAGTGATCGAACAGTTTGCGAAAGAGGTCGCCCAGGTGGAATTCGGCGGTCCCGAATCGGAACGGGCCGAGCGACTGGCGCAGATTCGTTCGCTGGATTACAACGACCTGTCGGCCGACCGCCAGACCGTAGCCGCCGTCCAGGCACTCGAAGCGATTCTGGAAAAACGGGCTCAGGGTGAACCGGACTGCGTTGTGCGTGTGAACGACGAAAACGGGGGTCTGGTACTGTATCGTCCCGGCTCCAATGAATTCGAAGTGCTCTACGAAGGCACCGTTTAA
- a CDS encoding GntR family transcriptional regulator, with amino-acid sequence MNKETHLLTESAELNSLQEDESLSLVDEVYQKLLLRIIRCELPGGTELKSTQLAREIGVSRTPVVQALARLQADGIVIQQKNHRAVVREGAENWLVEIHELRLLLEPSAAAMAAGRISEAEIQRLQELAAQVKACQLQYEDGDQSPEHLQQWGAASRGFDYALHLSIADHCGNLPICEAIHKCWSYKRVSYSAAGETPEIMTRGLYDHLVLLDSLKQQDAETAAAAMTMHLRNASRMRPDRLIV; translated from the coding sequence GTGAACAAAGAGACTCATTTACTGACCGAATCCGCGGAACTGAACTCACTCCAGGAGGACGAGAGCCTCTCGCTGGTGGACGAGGTCTATCAGAAGCTGTTGCTGCGGATTATTCGCTGTGAGCTGCCCGGCGGTACGGAATTAAAAAGCACCCAACTGGCCCGCGAGATCGGCGTCAGTCGGACCCCCGTGGTACAGGCACTGGCCCGTTTGCAGGCCGATGGCATCGTAATTCAGCAGAAAAATCACCGGGCTGTCGTCCGTGAGGGGGCGGAAAACTGGCTCGTCGAAATCCACGAACTCCGCCTGCTGCTCGAACCCTCTGCCGCCGCGATGGCCGCAGGCCGGATCAGCGAGGCGGAAATTCAGCGTCTGCAGGAACTCGCGGCCCAGGTCAAAGCCTGCCAGCTGCAGTATGAAGACGGTGATCAATCTCCCGAGCATCTCCAGCAATGGGGAGCGGCCTCCCGCGGCTTCGATTACGCGCTGCACCTCAGTATCGCCGACCATTGCGGCAATCTACCCATCTGTGAAGCGATCCATAAATGCTGGAGTTATAAACGGGTGTCCTACTCCGCAGCCGGGGAGACGCCCGAAATCATGACACGGGGACTTTATGACCACCTGGTGCTTCTCGATTCGCTGAAACAACAGGACGCCGAGACCGCTGCCGCTGCGATGACCATGCATTTGCGAAACGCATCCCGCATGCGACCTGATCGTTTGATTGTCTGA
- a CDS encoding Tex family protein: MDAVEIPENQSGSQFSERDAAQIAEELNLTSQQIQNVIALLDEGNTVPFITRYRKERTGNLDEVQIRDIQKRVQSKRQLRERASTILRLIEAQQQLTPELKAEIEKADTLKRLEDLYRPYRPKRTSRAATARKHGFEPLANAIWAGDDSITDLNVAAEQYIKDEEGAQTTEDVLKGAADILVEKIGEDPDVRDISRRIAWRSGKLTVNATKKAEESGQEYRDYFNYSERAVKVPHHRTMALNRGEKSGALRVRFEWEEESARQSIATHLKLDGHRFSEFLTEVVTDALQRLILPSLEREIRRELTEKAEKHAVSVFAQNLKNLLLQPPLQGERILAIDPGLRTGCKLAVLDELGYCLATDLVYVTGSAEKKDYARNKLADIMTEHNCKLVAIGNGTACRETEEIITEMIEQNLPEARYLIVNEAGASIYSASPVAREEFPDLDATIRGTISIGRRLQDPLSELVKIDPQHLGVGMYQHDVNSKRLKESLDEVIESCVNYVGVNLNTASASLLRHVSGMNQLIARRITEWRDQHGSFQNRKQLLDVAGIGEATFTQAAGFLKIDRGDEPLDSTWIHPESYEHAHKVLEQLELPPDSLKTSAQERASILEKVSQIDKKSLSGSLQIGLPTLEDILEAIARPRRDPRSDLPGPIFKQGVLKLEQLTEGMELQGTVLNVVDFGAFVDVGLKDSALIHVSEMANHFIESPYQFVSVGDVITAWVLGVDLERRRVSLTLIKPGTVRPPKKSQRAPAKPKEQKKPAAPEKKQGESSTPRSHKPGKKKRNKSGKKQAPLPKLTDEMKTGDQPLQGFDQLKALWNQKKK; encoded by the coding sequence ATGGATGCGGTTGAGATACCAGAGAATCAATCCGGCTCACAGTTCTCCGAACGTGACGCAGCGCAAATCGCTGAGGAATTGAATCTCACATCACAACAGATTCAGAATGTGATCGCGTTGCTGGATGAAGGCAACACGGTTCCTTTCATCACCCGTTACCGGAAAGAACGTACCGGCAATCTGGACGAGGTGCAGATTCGCGATATTCAAAAGCGGGTGCAGTCCAAACGGCAACTGCGCGAGCGGGCCTCTACCATCCTGCGTCTGATTGAAGCCCAGCAGCAGTTGACTCCCGAACTCAAAGCGGAAATCGAAAAAGCGGATACACTCAAACGGCTGGAAGACCTCTACCGCCCCTATCGTCCCAAACGAACGTCCCGGGCTGCGACTGCCCGCAAGCACGGTTTCGAACCGCTGGCCAATGCAATCTGGGCGGGTGATGACAGCATCACGGATCTCAACGTTGCCGCGGAACAATACATCAAAGACGAAGAAGGCGCGCAAACAACAGAAGATGTCCTCAAAGGAGCCGCCGACATCCTGGTGGAAAAGATCGGCGAAGATCCCGACGTGCGAGACATCTCACGCCGGATCGCCTGGCGGTCGGGCAAACTGACTGTCAACGCCACCAAAAAAGCGGAGGAATCCGGCCAGGAGTATCGTGATTACTTCAACTATTCCGAACGGGCCGTGAAGGTACCCCACCATCGAACCATGGCGCTGAACCGGGGCGAAAAATCGGGTGCCCTGCGGGTCCGCTTTGAGTGGGAAGAAGAATCGGCCCGCCAGTCGATTGCCACTCACCTGAAACTGGACGGACATCGCTTCAGTGAATTTCTGACCGAGGTCGTCACCGACGCGCTGCAGCGTCTGATCCTGCCCAGTCTGGAACGGGAGATCCGTCGCGAACTGACAGAAAAAGCGGAAAAGCATGCTGTCTCCGTCTTCGCACAGAACCTGAAAAACCTGCTGCTGCAGCCCCCATTGCAGGGCGAGCGGATCCTGGCAATCGACCCGGGTCTGCGGACCGGATGCAAACTGGCGGTGCTCGATGAACTCGGTTACTGTCTGGCCACCGACCTGGTCTATGTCACCGGCTCCGCCGAGAAGAAGGATTACGCGCGGAACAAACTGGCCGACATCATGACCGAGCACAACTGTAAGCTGGTGGCGATCGGCAATGGTACCGCGTGCCGCGAAACGGAAGAGATCATCACCGAGATGATCGAACAGAATCTGCCCGAGGCACGTTACCTGATCGTGAATGAAGCGGGAGCGAGCATCTATTCCGCCAGCCCGGTGGCCCGTGAAGAATTTCCGGATCTGGACGCGACAATCCGCGGCACGATTTCGATTGGCCGCCGCCTGCAGGACCCGCTGAGTGAACTGGTGAAAATCGACCCGCAGCACCTGGGCGTCGGCATGTATCAGCACGATGTGAATTCCAAGCGACTGAAAGAATCGCTGGATGAAGTCATCGAGTCCTGCGTGAACTATGTCGGCGTGAACCTGAATACGGCGAGTGCCTCATTGCTGCGACATGTCTCGGGAATGAACCAGTTAATCGCGCGACGAATTACCGAATGGCGCGATCAGCATGGCTCGTTTCAGAATCGCAAACAGTTGCTCGACGTCGCGGGAATCGGCGAAGCCACGTTCACCCAGGCAGCCGGCTTTCTGAAAATCGACCGGGGTGATGAGCCGCTGGATTCGACCTGGATCCACCCGGAAAGTTATGAGCATGCCCACAAAGTTCTGGAACAGCTGGAGCTGCCTCCCGATAGTCTGAAAACGTCGGCCCAGGAGCGGGCTTCGATTCTGGAAAAGGTCTCACAAATCGACAAGAAGTCATTGAGCGGGAGTCTGCAAATCGGCCTGCCCACACTGGAAGACATTCTGGAAGCGATCGCACGACCGCGGCGCGATCCGCGTTCCGATCTGCCGGGCCCCATCTTCAAACAGGGTGTGCTCAAACTGGAACAGCTGACCGAAGGCATGGAACTGCAGGGGACCGTCCTGAATGTGGTTGACTTCGGTGCGTTTGTGGATGTGGGTCTGAAGGACAGCGCGCTGATCCATGTGAGCGAGATGGCGAATCACTTCATTGAGAGTCCGTACCAGTTCGTTTCGGTCGGTGATGTGATCACGGCCTGGGTACTGGGCGTCGACCTGGAGCGCCGTCGCGTTTCACTGACGTTGATCAAGCCGGGTACTGTGCGACCTCCTAAGAAATCGCA
- a CDS encoding aspartate aminotransferase family protein, translating into MTTAIQFDNENQSNAVREDLFQTEPLSLRTFTPSQAVLAKSAGCYHWTPEGRRLYDFTSGVLVANLGHNPRSWMKRFSEYMGWKPEHVTGEGEGDYFEAVTLTAYNAVTPIETEASKRLIASIQSSPGGNRCDKVMWAASGSEAVQKALWACLHRDPQRDIILATRYGFHGKKGLAGAVTGSETDADRDPRVKFISFPRTECDDMSKYEDTLDTSAYQKELEDLWAEYGSRINCLITEPYLGGGGSYHPQLAYHKVLQDFCRAHDIMLIFDEVQANFGRTGCMYAFEKYQVEPDFVVLGKGLGNGVPVAAAVGRNDVIASLKYGEASDTWSANPLSSASVLATLDEFESTDVMENTQKLSALYTDGLLSLKETGVIAKVRGEGMVFGIECAELGGKTSQEVAVELVKTCYLGEAGGDGIHLLGALAGNVLRVSPPMTMTEAEATESIALLKRMCEQLAAQLQGAPASA; encoded by the coding sequence ATGACAACTGCCATTCAATTCGATAATGAAAATCAATCTAACGCGGTAAGGGAAGATCTGTTCCAGACCGAGCCTTTGTCCCTGCGAACCTTCACTCCCAGTCAGGCTGTGCTGGCCAAGTCTGCCGGCTGCTATCACTGGACGCCGGAAGGTCGCCGCCTGTACGACTTCACCTCGGGCGTGCTGGTCGCCAACCTGGGACATAACCCCCGCAGCTGGATGAAACGGTTCAGCGAGTACATGGGCTGGAAGCCGGAACATGTGACCGGCGAAGGGGAAGGCGATTACTTCGAAGCCGTCACCCTGACGGCTTACAACGCCGTCACCCCGATTGAAACCGAAGCCAGCAAACGTCTGATCGCCAGCATTCAGTCTTCTCCGGGAGGCAACCGCTGCGACAAAGTCATGTGGGCCGCTTCCGGTTCGGAAGCAGTTCAGAAAGCACTCTGGGCCTGTCTGCACCGCGATCCCCAGCGGGATATCATCCTGGCGACCCGGTATGGTTTCCACGGTAAAAAAGGTCTGGCCGGTGCTGTTACCGGTTCGGAAACTGACGCCGACCGGGATCCCCGTGTGAAGTTCATCAGCTTCCCGCGTACCGAATGCGACGACATGAGCAAGTACGAAGATACGCTGGATACATCAGCCTATCAGAAAGAGCTGGAAGACCTGTGGGCCGAATATGGTTCGCGGATCAACTGCCTGATCACCGAGCCTTACCTGGGCGGCGGAGGCAGCTATCATCCGCAGCTGGCCTACCACAAAGTTCTGCAGGACTTCTGCCGGGCGCACGACATCATGCTGATCTTCGATGAAGTACAGGCCAACTTCGGCCGGACCGGCTGCATGTATGCCTTCGAAAAATACCAGGTCGAGCCCGACTTCGTCGTGCTGGGTAAGGGCCTCGGGAACGGTGTGCCGGTGGCTGCAGCCGTGGGTCGCAACGACGTCATTGCCAGCCTGAAATACGGTGAAGCTTCTGACACCTGGAGTGCGAACCCGCTCTCTTCCGCTTCCGTACTCGCCACACTGGACGAGTTCGAATCGACGGACGTGATGGAGAACACCCAAAAACTGTCGGCTCTCTACACCGATGGTCTGCTGAGCCTGAAAGAGACCGGCGTGATCGCCAAGGTCCGCGGCGAAGGCATGGTCTTCGGAATCGAGTGTGCCGAGCTGGGTGGCAAAACCAGCCAGGAAGTGGCCGTCGAACTGGTCAAGACCTGCTACCTGGGTGAAGCGGGCGGCGACGGGATTCACCTGCTGGGTGCCCTGGCAGGCAACGTGCTCCGCGTCAGTCCTCCGATGACGATGACAGAAGCGGAAGCGACTGAGTCGATCGCTCTGCTCAAGCGGATGTGCGAACAGCTGGCTGCTCAACTGCAGGGTGCTCCTGCTTCCGCCTGA
- a CDS encoding Trm112 family protein, with translation MAFDPQRLQDIIACPKTKAKLVCEGDYLISVDPATRLKYPIRDGIPVMLVDEAVEVPQAEWASIMQRHERNPETGEPVS, from the coding sequence ATGGCCTTTGATCCACAGCGTCTACAGGACATCATTGCCTGCCCGAAAACCAAAGCAAAACTGGTCTGCGAGGGAGATTATCTGATTTCCGTCGATCCGGCGACGCGACTTAAGTATCCCATTCGCGACGGTATTCCAGTGATGCTCGTGGATGAGGCTGTTGAAGTGCCCCAGGCAGAATGGGCGTCTATCATGCAGCGACACGAACGAAATCCGGAAACGGGAGAACCGGTCTCCTGA
- a CDS encoding tetratricopeptide repeat protein: MPVTRFTKQTWLAGIACALLICSGCSSMKNQVVKKNDQPPDTLEEKISVAKKKLKHPDKFYVTHGQLQEKMGDLDSARTSYQVALGENPKSIDAVLGLARLDQVAGRKIEAEKGFHKALEMAPEDSQVRASIGQFYAAEEKWDQAIPLLSKAVKTAPADKNIRYQLGIALASSGDYQAAMPHLIRAVGEAEAHYNIGYILKDRGELQASEQQFLQAVLLKPEFNEAQYWLDEIRREKENRLMLAGVTSGAGTKGTAKQAAYSKAKPSTKTVQNAVSQGMAPAGVPQSPRRISGPADSTQTAQPPANLTAEQLEQWRNQRQF; the protein is encoded by the coding sequence ATGCCCGTAACACGTTTCACAAAACAGACATGGCTCGCTGGAATCGCTTGTGCGTTATTGATTTGCAGCGGCTGCTCTTCCATGAAAAATCAGGTCGTCAAAAAGAATGACCAGCCGCCGGACACGCTGGAAGAAAAGATTTCCGTCGCGAAAAAGAAACTCAAACACCCCGACAAATTCTATGTGACGCATGGCCAGTTGCAGGAAAAAATGGGGGATCTCGATTCAGCACGCACATCTTATCAGGTTGCCCTGGGCGAAAATCCAAAATCGATCGATGCCGTACTCGGACTGGCCCGCCTGGACCAGGTTGCCGGCCGCAAGATCGAAGCGGAAAAAGGATTTCACAAAGCGCTGGAAATGGCCCCCGAGGATTCCCAGGTCCGCGCCAGCATCGGTCAGTTCTATGCTGCCGAAGAGAAATGGGATCAGGCAATTCCCCTGCTGAGTAAAGCCGTCAAAACGGCTCCCGCGGATAAGAACATCCGATACCAGCTCGGAATCGCGCTGGCTTCCTCCGGAGATTACCAGGCTGCGATGCCGCATCTGATCCGCGCCGTCGGCGAAGCGGAAGCACACTACAACATCGGATACATCCTCAAAGATCGTGGCGAACTGCAGGCCAGCGAACAACAGTTTCTGCAGGCCGTGCTGCTGAAACCTGAATTCAACGAAGCACAATACTGGCTGGATGAAATCCGCCGCGAAAAAGAGAACCGGCTCATGCTGGCCGGCGTCACCTCCGGCGCAGGCACCAAAGGAACTGCGAAACAGGCCGCCTATTCCAAAGCGAAACCGTCGACCAAAACAGTGCAGAACGCGGTCTCCCAGGGAATGGCACCTGCAGGGGTTCCTCAGTCACCCCGCCGCATTTCCGGACCCGCAGACAGCACCCAGACCGCACAGCCGCCAGCCAACCTGACTGCAGAGCAGCTCGAGCAGTGGCGGAACCAGCGTCAGTTCTGA
- a CDS encoding sugar phosphate isomerase/epimerase family protein, which yields MSDNPSVILSAFADEAANHKTAVEQMVALSALGLKYYSPRFIDVNGDGNVKHVVDLNKSEYKQLLKLHDEYGMNVTSIGARVGKIKLVDKEDGSHNVFVPFKEYLKKEVANTINAATTLGTKLIRGFSFYPPKGEDPKPYMSQAVDQIGQIVDLCAKEGLVYGLEIEPNLIGETGPLLAELARKVNRPNMVTIYDGGNIAAQNKDAMQCLSEFHDMTKSMGWLHIKDYAVDTDLEWTGVVDEERLKNFVPANVGDAGHEFILRELRELLPKMEKKMKKLGVPGVFLEVEPHLKGGGQFGGFSGPDGIGVAVRALCSVLDYVGIDYNLRNFKDIQELRGF from the coding sequence ATGTCAGATAACCCAAGTGTCATTTTAAGTGCCTTTGCTGATGAAGCCGCCAACCATAAAACCGCTGTTGAACAGATGGTGGCACTCTCCGCGCTGGGATTGAAATACTACAGCCCCCGCTTTATCGATGTAAACGGGGATGGCAACGTCAAACATGTCGTCGACCTGAATAAATCCGAATACAAACAGCTGCTCAAGCTGCACGATGAATATGGCATGAACGTCACCAGCATCGGTGCCCGTGTCGGCAAGATCAAACTGGTCGACAAAGAAGATGGTTCACACAACGTCTTCGTTCCCTTTAAAGAATACCTCAAGAAGGAAGTCGCCAACACGATCAACGCTGCCACCACTCTGGGCACCAAACTGATCCGCGGCTTCTCCTTCTATCCTCCCAAGGGCGAGGATCCCAAACCGTACATGAGCCAGGCCGTCGATCAGATCGGACAGATCGTCGATCTGTGTGCCAAAGAAGGACTGGTTTACGGACTCGAAATCGAACCGAACCTGATCGGGGAAACCGGACCGCTGCTGGCGGAGCTGGCCCGAAAAGTCAATCGGCCCAACATGGTCACCATCTATGATGGTGGTAATATCGCCGCTCAGAACAAAGATGCGATGCAGTGCCTGAGCGAGTTCCACGACATGACCAAGTCCATGGGCTGGCTGCATATTAAAGATTACGCCGTCGATACTGATCTGGAATGGACGGGCGTCGTCGATGAAGAGCGTCTGAAAAACTTCGTTCCCGCCAATGTCGGTGATGCCGGCCACGAGTTCATTCTGCGGGAACTGCGGGAGCTGCTCCCCAAGATGGAAAAGAAAATGAAAAAGCTGGGCGTGCCCGGCGTCTTCCTGGAAGTCGAACCGCACCTCAAGGGGGGCGGACAGTTCGGCGGTTTCAGTGGTCCCGATGGAATCGGCGTTGCCGTGCGGGCGCTCTGCTCCGTACTCGATTATGTCGGCATCGACTACAATCTGCGGAACTTCAAAGACATTCAGGAACTGCGTGGCTTCTAA
- a CDS encoding ATPase — protein sequence MIDRPGEDETRDAAEAAFRAQPDAETDEPRMPGPKQDVADLYSDLFPQSQQSKPAPRSGARITATTPARSRTSSAVIPAPQTLEETGLSLVQLSGLVLKQLYLQGSALGLEISRSAHLPFSIIDTALVFLKEEKCIEVTSGNVIGRSSYRFHLTELGRVRARESFEQCRYVGPAPVPLDAYVRQCQLQTVVGIDCTPERLEDSFSDFIIREGLLEELGPAVCSGRSIFIYGPPGNGKTLIAKGLGRFLNRQGGEIHVPYALQMENSIITLFDPTIHETTDDHEFQESTGKHRHDGTCLPDMEDWSKPETDLRWRRIRRPVVITGGELNLEMLDLRYNKTSNFYTAPLHIKANGGVFLIDDFGRQLVSPKDLLNRWIMPLEDRTDYLTLATGKKFAVPFEQLIVFSTNLDPKDLVDEAFLRRIRHKIQIGPPSRELFTEITQLCCRQRDLRYDPVFVDYLYDTYYNQGQSPRSSDPRDLLEILQSICRFKGQEPILSTQIIAEAAQRFFCQI from the coding sequence ATGATTGATCGACCTGGTGAAGATGAAACGCGGGATGCTGCTGAGGCAGCATTTCGCGCACAGCCTGATGCCGAAACAGATGAGCCACGCATGCCTGGCCCCAAACAGGATGTGGCTGATCTGTACAGCGATCTGTTTCCACAAAGTCAGCAGTCAAAGCCTGCACCGCGCTCCGGGGCACGGATCACTGCAACGACTCCAGCACGCAGCCGGACCAGCAGTGCCGTCATTCCGGCACCCCAGACACTCGAAGAGACCGGACTGTCCCTGGTGCAACTGTCCGGACTGGTACTGAAGCAGCTCTATCTGCAGGGCAGCGCGCTCGGGCTGGAAATTTCCCGCAGTGCTCACCTCCCGTTCAGCATCATCGATACGGCACTCGTCTTTCTGAAAGAAGAAAAGTGTATCGAAGTCACGTCCGGCAATGTGATCGGGCGCTCTTCCTACCGCTTCCACTTAACAGAACTGGGGCGGGTTCGCGCCCGGGAATCCTTCGAACAGTGCCGCTATGTCGGTCCGGCGCCGGTGCCGCTGGATGCCTACGTGCGCCAGTGTCAGTTGCAGACCGTGGTCGGCATCGACTGCACCCCCGAGCGGCTGGAAGATTCCTTTTCCGATTTCATCATCCGCGAAGGCCTGCTGGAAGAACTCGGTCCTGCCGTCTGCAGCGGACGTTCGATATTCATCTACGGACCTCCCGGTAACGGCAAAACATTGATCGCCAAGGGACTGGGGCGATTCCTGAATCGGCAGGGGGGAGAAATTCATGTGCCTTATGCCCTGCAGATGGAAAACAGCATCATCACCCTCTTCGATCCGACGATTCATGAGACCACTGATGACCATGAGTTTCAGGAATCGACGGGCAAGCATAGACATGATGGAACCTGCCTGCCTGACATGGAGGACTGGAGCAAGCCGGAAACCGATCTGCGCTGGCGGCGGATTCGTCGTCCCGTCGTGATTACGGGCGGGGAACTGAATCTGGAGATGCTGGACTTGCGCTACAACAAGACCAGCAATTTCTATACGGCTCCGCTGCACATCAAAGCCAACGGCGGTGTGTTTCTGATCGACGACTTTGGTCGACAGCTTGTCAGCCCCAAAGACCTGCTCAACCGGTGGATTATGCCGCTGGAAGATCGTACGGATTATCTGACACTCGCCACCGGCAAGAAATTCGCGGTTCCTTTTGAACAGCTGATCGTCTTTTCGACCAACCTGGATCCGAAAGACCTGGTCGACGAAGCTTTCCTCCGCCGGATTCGCCACAAGATTCAGATCGGCCCCCCTTCTCGGGAACTGTTTACGGAAATCACACAACTTTGCTGTCGGCAGAGAGATCTACGGTATGACCCAGTCTTTGTAGATTACCTGTATGACACTTACTACAACCAGGGCCAGTCCCCGCGATCAAGCGACCCTCGAGATTTACTGGAGATTCTTCAGTCAATTTGTCGATTTAAAGGACAGGAACCCATTCTTTCCACCCAGATTATCGCAGAGGCAGCCCAACGCTTCTTCTGTCAAATATAA
- a CDS encoding class I SAM-dependent methyltransferase encodes MKLTSKLFRSDTFRCCTLTLLTLVVLTTALRAEEPAATQTKPAATQTKQEKQSEHYTYRRDHDPNGIGKFYLGREIAHVMGFRGAYWLERVEREQEERLSLLPKALKLQPGMAIADIGAGSGVISVILAEHVSPGGKIYAVDVQQKMLDLLKKKMEKQGIDNVIPVLGTQKSPGLKPESIDMAIMVDVYHEFEFPYEMMQEISKALKPKGRVVLVEYRKEDPSVPIKLVHKMTEAQAKKEVSRPELNLKWKETIGILPRQHILVFEKTTEE; translated from the coding sequence ATGAAACTGACGTCGAAGCTTTTCCGATCTGACACATTCCGCTGCTGTACTCTGACTCTCCTCACGCTGGTTGTACTGACAACCGCTCTGCGTGCCGAGGAACCCGCGGCCACACAGACAAAGCCAGCGGCCACACAGACAAAACAGGAAAAGCAGTCGGAACACTATACCTATCGCCGGGACCACGATCCCAATGGCATCGGCAAATTCTACCTGGGGCGGGAAATCGCTCACGTGATGGGGTTTCGAGGTGCCTACTGGCTCGAGCGCGTCGAACGCGAACAGGAAGAACGTCTCTCATTGCTTCCCAAAGCTCTCAAGTTGCAGCCCGGCATGGCGATTGCCGACATTGGTGCGGGGAGTGGTGTGATCTCAGTCATCCTCGCCGAGCACGTCAGCCCGGGCGGAAAAATCTATGCCGTCGACGTACAGCAGAAAATGCTCGACCTGCTCAAGAAGAAAATGGAGAAGCAGGGCATCGACAACGTGATTCCCGTGCTGGGCACCCAGAAATCACCCGGCCTGAAACCGGAATCGATCGACATGGCCATCATGGTCGACGTCTACCACGAATTCGAGTTTCCGTATGAGATGATGCAGGAGATCTCGAAGGCACTCAAACCGAAAGGCCGCGTCGTGCTGGTCGAATACCGCAAGGAAGATCCCAGCGTTCCCATTAAGCTCGTACATAAGATGACCGAAGCCCAGGCCAAAAAAGAGGTCTCCCGCCCCGAGCTCAACCTCAAATGGAAAGAGACCATCGGCATCCTCCCCCGCCAGCATATCCTGGTCTTTGAAAAGACAACCGAAGAATAA